The Piliocolobus tephrosceles isolate RC106 chromosome 3, ASM277652v3, whole genome shotgun sequence genome has a window encoding:
- the RASL11B gene encoding ras-like protein family member 11B, with protein sequence MRLIQNMCTIAEYPAQGSAAASDCCVGAAGRRLVKIAVVGASGVGKTALVVRFLTKRFIGDYERNAGNLYTRQVQIEGETLAIQVQDTPGIQVHENSLSCSEQLNRCIRWADAVVIVFSITDYKSYELISQLHQHVQQLHLGTRLPVVVVANKADLLHVKQVDPQLGLQLASMLGCSFYEVSVSENYNDVYSAFHVLCKEVSHKQQPSSTPERRRTSLIPRPKSPNMQDLKRRFKQALSAKVRTVTSV encoded by the exons ATGCGCCTCATTCAGAACATGTGCACCATAGCCGAGTACCCAGCGCAGGGCAGCGCAGCCGCCTCCGACTGCTGCGTGGGCGCCGCCGGCCGCCGCCTGGTCAAGATCGCAGTGGTGGGCGCCAGCGGCGTGGGCAAGACCG CACTGGTGGTCCGGTTCCTCACCAAGCGATTCATCGGTGACTATGAAAGAAATGCAG GTAATCTGTATACTAGACAAGTTCAGATAGAAGGTGAAACCCTGGCTATTCAGGTTCAAGACACTCCAGGTATTCAG GTccatgagaacagcctgagcTGCAGTGAACAGCTGAATAGGTGCATTCGCTGGGCAGATGCTGTGGTGATAGTTTTCTCCATCACTGACTACAAGAGCTATGAACTCATCAGCCAGCTTCACCAGCACGTGCAGCAGCTACACCTGGGCACCCGGCTGCCTGTGGTGGTCGTGGCCAACAAAGCTGACCTGTTGCACGTCAAACAGGTTGATCCTCAGCTTGGACTGCAGCTGGCCAGCATGCTAGGCTGCTCATTCTATGAAGTGTCTGTCAGTGAAAATTATAATGACGTCTACAGCGCCTTCCATGTTCTCTGTAAAGAGGTCAGTCACAAACAGCAGCCTAGCAGCACACCTGAGAGGCGAAGAACCTCCCTCATTCCCAGGCCCAAGTCACCCAACATGCAGGACCTGAAGAGGAGGTTTAAGCAAGCTCTCTCTGCCAAAGTGAGGACTGTCACCTCTGTCTGA